A single Nostoc sp. PCC 7107 DNA region contains:
- a CDS encoding TrkA family potassium uptake protein, with translation MNLASLGFFRSLRKDNNQFAIIGLGRFGRSVSSTLHNLGYQVLATDIDEKRVSEALTEQIVGHALQLDSTEPAALREAGIFEFDTVIVAIGNYIQESIITTLNVKEGGVPHVVAKASSEVHRKLLKKVGADHVVFPEYEAGCALARTLTKPSILDRFDLDPDHSIVEMIVPDEFHGKTITEIQLRNRYGLNLLAVSQEGKFAINPEPNRRLERGSAMVVIGCNKDINRLPI, from the coding sequence GTGAATCTTGCATCACTAGGGTTTTTTCGCAGTTTACGTAAAGATAACAACCAATTTGCCATTATTGGTTTAGGTCGTTTTGGTCGTTCTGTCAGTTCAACACTGCATAATTTAGGTTATCAAGTACTAGCCACAGATATTGATGAAAAAAGAGTTTCAGAAGCCTTGACAGAACAAATAGTTGGTCACGCTTTGCAACTAGATTCAACTGAACCTGCTGCGCTGAGAGAGGCCGGAATTTTTGAATTTGATACGGTAATTGTCGCCATTGGTAATTACATTCAAGAAAGTATTATTACCACTCTCAATGTCAAAGAAGGTGGTGTACCGCACGTTGTGGCTAAAGCATCTAGTGAAGTTCACCGCAAGTTGTTAAAAAAAGTCGGCGCAGACCACGTTGTTTTTCCAGAATACGAAGCTGGTTGTGCTTTAGCGCGTACTCTCACCAAACCATCTATATTAGACAGATTTGACCTCGACCCAGATCACAGTATTGTTGAGATGATTGTCCCAGATGAATTTCATGGTAAGACTATCACAGAAATTCAACTGCGGAATCGTTATGGTTTAAATTTGTTGGCTGTGAGTCAAGAGGGTAAATTTGCCATTAATCCAGAACCTAATAGGCGCTTAGAACGTGGTTCAGCAATGGTGGTAATTGGCTGCAACAAAGATATTAATCGCTTACCGATTTAA
- a CDS encoding TrkH family potassium uptake protein, protein MTVSRTICLGFLAVIAVGTMLLMLPISTSDGSWNNLVVALFTSTSAVCVTGLSVVDPGTYFSFWGQLFIVLLAQIGGLGYMTTTTFLILLIGRRFDMRQKMAIQQALDRPGMQGSAQVIRSIIATTLIFEITGVFLLLPAFVPKYGWSQGLWLAIFHSVNAWNNAGFSLFKDSLIGYQTSGLVVFTVTTLIIFGGIGYQVILEMYLWLRDRLLKKNTCVVFSLDFKVATSTTIILLVVGTIAFFCIEFRNPETFGDLNIGGQFLVAWFQSVTPRTAGFNTIDISKMTTAGLFITIALMFIGASPGGTGGGMKTTTLRVLTSCTKAILQGKEDVLLYDRKIAINLILKAVGVLVGSVATVVLATILISLTDPKLDFIQILFEIVSAFATVGLSTGITSSVSTAAKLILILTMYIGRVGVLLLMSAVLGDPRPTRIHYPEENLLVG, encoded by the coding sequence ATGACTGTTTCGCGGACAATTTGCTTGGGATTTTTGGCTGTCATAGCTGTCGGGACGATGTTGTTGATGCTGCCGATTTCAACTAGCGACGGTAGTTGGAATAATTTAGTTGTGGCATTATTCACCTCAACATCTGCCGTTTGTGTGACGGGCTTATCAGTAGTTGATCCTGGGACTTATTTTTCTTTTTGGGGTCAGTTGTTTATTGTCCTGTTAGCTCAAATTGGTGGGTTGGGCTATATGACAACCACTACCTTTTTAATTTTGCTCATTGGGCGCAGATTTGACATGCGCCAAAAAATGGCAATTCAACAAGCATTAGATAGGCCAGGAATGCAAGGTAGCGCCCAAGTAATTCGCTCAATTATTGCCACGACTTTAATTTTTGAAATTACAGGCGTATTTCTACTTTTGCCTGCTTTCGTGCCGAAATATGGTTGGTCACAAGGACTGTGGTTAGCAATTTTTCATAGTGTTAATGCTTGGAATAATGCAGGTTTTAGTTTATTTAAAGATAGCTTAATTGGTTATCAAACATCTGGGTTAGTTGTTTTCACAGTGACTACATTAATTATTTTTGGCGGCATTGGCTATCAAGTAATTTTAGAAATGTATCTTTGGTTGCGCGATCGCCTACTCAAAAAAAACACCTGTGTAGTATTTTCTTTAGATTTTAAAGTTGCCACTAGTACAACTATCATCCTTTTAGTCGTCGGGACAATTGCTTTTTTCTGTATAGAATTTAGAAATCCAGAGACTTTTGGCGACCTAAATATTGGCGGTCAATTCTTAGTAGCTTGGTTCCAATCTGTGACTCCGCGAACTGCCGGATTTAATACTATTGATATTAGCAAAATGACCACTGCTGGTCTATTTATTACCATAGCGCTGATGTTTATTGGTGCTAGTCCTGGTGGTACAGGCGGGGGGATGAAAACTACAACTTTGCGAGTTCTTACTAGTTGCACAAAAGCAATTCTTCAAGGTAAAGAAGATGTTTTATTGTATGACCGAAAGATAGCCATAAATTTAATTTTGAAAGCAGTTGGTGTTTTAGTTGGGTCTGTAGCTACTGTAGTTTTGGCAACTATTCTCATCTCCTTAACAGATCCAAAATTAGATTTTATTCAAATTTTATTTGAAATAGTATCTGCTTTTGCTACTGTTGGTCTTTCTACAGGTATTACAAGCAGTGTTTCTACCGCAGCCAAGCTCATTTTAATTCTGACGATGTATATAGGTAGAGTTGGAGTTTTACTACTCATGTCAGCCGTTCTTGGTGATCCTCGTCCCACCAGAATTCACTATCCTGAAGAAAATTTATTGGTAGGATAA
- a CDS encoding methyltransferase domain-containing protein — protein MSTTLYQQIQQFYDASSGLWEEVWGEHMHHGFYGADGTQKKERRQAQIDLIEEILHWADVKTATNILDVGCGIGGSSLYLAEKFHARATGITLSPVQAARATERAQEMLLHLRSKFLVANAQAMPFADDTFDLVWSLESGEHMPDKTQFLQECYRVLKPGGTLIMATWCHRPTNETPLTADEQKHLQDIYRVYCLPYVISLPEYEAIAHQLPLKNIRTADWSVAVAPFWNIVIDSAVTPGAIFGLLRSGWSTIQGALALGLMSRGYERGLIKFGLVCGNK, from the coding sequence ATGAGTACAACACTATATCAGCAAATTCAGCAGTTTTACGATGCTTCTTCTGGTTTATGGGAAGAAGTTTGGGGCGAACACATGCACCACGGTTTCTACGGTGCAGATGGCACGCAAAAAAAAGAGCGCCGTCAGGCACAAATTGATTTAATTGAAGAAATACTTCATTGGGCAGATGTCAAAACAGCAACTAACATTTTGGATGTGGGTTGTGGTATTGGTGGTAGTTCTTTATACTTGGCTGAAAAGTTTCATGCTAGGGCTACAGGTATTACTTTAAGTCCTGTGCAAGCCGCCAGAGCGACAGAACGCGCCCAAGAAATGTTGTTACATCTAAGAAGTAAGTTTTTAGTAGCTAATGCTCAAGCAATGCCTTTTGCAGATGATACTTTTGACTTAGTTTGGTCGCTGGAAAGTGGCGAACACATGCCCGATAAAACCCAGTTTTTGCAAGAATGTTATCGCGTATTAAAACCGGGTGGGACTTTAATTATGGCGACTTGGTGTCATCGACCGACGAATGAAACGCCATTAACAGCAGATGAACAAAAGCATTTGCAAGATATTTACCGCGTGTATTGTTTGCCTTATGTGATTTCGTTGCCAGAGTATGAAGCGATCGCCCATCAACTACCATTAAAAAATATCCGCACTGCTGATTGGTCAGTTGCTGTCGCGCCATTCTGGAATATAGTTATTGATTCCGCAGTTACTCCAGGCGCGATTTTTGGCTTGTTGCGTTCTGGCTGGAGTACCATTCAAGGAGCCTTAGCACTGGGGTTAATGAGCCGCGGTTATGAACGTGGGTTAATTAAGTTTGGGTTGGTGTGCGGGAATAAATAG